One Paroedura picta isolate Pp20150507F chromosome 3, Ppicta_v3.0, whole genome shotgun sequence genomic window carries:
- the LOC143832019 gene encoding three prime repair exonuclease 2-like has translation MRKWGKFPSVSFNTTERLPNLHLPTATTSKLNLAPVSSMCTASNPPPKPIETFVFMDLEATGLPPSQPKIVEMCLFAVNRHAFENPQYSNSSPRPFPLFPRIVDKLCICINPDKPFTPGASAITGLNNEAFAENKKQSFNMHVMHMITAFFSRQYPPVCLVAHSGYAYDFPLLKAELSSLGISDLDEIYCADTIKAMKALDQENNLFHQFIYHPSRFGSKKSYKLHDLYFKFYKVCPLNTHSAEGDVIALIRVFQQRARDLMHWMDLNAKQFNTIRAMYKGNQSVASISKTPWNIHNASALQVQPPRQRLATTYSFQVGDDEASLRRNIVKQEHDRYRPLKNTDIPDEIKCILLCLLGLAILTWITLRNPV, from the exons ATGCGGAAGTGGGGAAAGTTTCCAAGTGTCAGTTTCAACACAACTGAACGGCTCCCAAATCTGCATTTGCCAACGGCCACTACGTCAAAGCTGAACCTTGCTCCa GTATCCAGCATGTGCACAGCATCTAACCCTCCTCCCAAACCTATTGAGACATTTGTTTTTATGGATCTAGAAGCAACGGGGCTGCCACCCTCACAGCCTAAAATTGTAGAAATGTGTCTATTTGCTGTGAATAGGCATGCTTTCGAGAATCCTCAATACAGCAATTCTTCTCCTAGACCATTTCCGCTCTTCCCTCGTATAGTCGATAAACTCTGCATCTGTATTAATCCAGACAAGCCCTTtaccccaggagcaagcgccaTTACAGGACTCAACAATGAAGCTTTTGctgaaaacaaaaagcaaagtTTTAACATGCACGTTATGCACATGATTACAGCTTTTTTCAGTCGGCAGTACCCACCAGTCTGTTTAGTAGCACACAGCGGCTATGCTTATGATTTTCCTCTGTTGAAAGCTGAGCTATCTTCACTGGGTATCTCAGATCTTGATGAAATCTATTGTGCAGACACCATTAAAGCCATGAAAGCATTGGACCAAGAAAATAACCTGTTCCACCAGTTTATATACCATCCCAGCCGATTCGGCAGCAAGAAAAGTTACAAGCTTCATGATTTATACTTCAAGTTCTACAAAGTATGTCCTTTGAACACTCACAGTGCAGAAGGAGATGTCATTGCACTAATAAGAGTCTTTCAGCAACGTGCCAGAGACCTCATGCACTGGATGGATTTAAATGCAAAGCAGTTTAATACCATTAGAGCAATGTACAAAGGAAATCAGAGTGTAGCTTCTATTTCAAAAACACCTTGGAATATTCATAATGCCAGTGCCTTACAGGTGCAGCCACCTCGGCAGAGGCTAGCAACAACATATTCTTTTCAAGTAGGCGACGACGAAGCATCCTTAAGAAGGAACATTGTGAAGCAAGAGCATGACCGATACAGACCACTCAAGAATACGGATATTCCTGATGAAATTAAGTGTATATTGCTGTGTCTTCTCGGATTAGCAATACTCACATGGATTACACTCAGAAATCCTGTGTAA